TATCTCCTTCTGCTTTTTGCTTATTATAATTCTCTTGTGAAATTTGTATTTCAAAAGTACCAATAGAACCATAAGTATCTAACTTCTTATTTTTTTCAAGTTGAAGTCTTGCTATCTCTTTTTCAACTTCAATTTTTCTTTTTTGAGCTTTATATACAGAACAATCTATTTTTATTAAAGATTCTCCCTTTTTAAAAGAGTCTCCTTCAAATTTTGAAAGTTCAACTATCTCTCCTGCAATTTCACTTGAAAGAACTGTTCTATCAAGTGAAACAATAACTGCTCTTGAAGTCAAATCACTATTTGCATACAAAGAAGAAGCCAACAAAACAAAACTTAGAAATTTTTTCATTAAATTACCTTTTATTGAAATTGAACTCTATTTTTTTCTACTAACCAAAAATTTTCAATAACAATTGATTTTAAAGATACACCATTATCTTTTGCGATTTTTGATACATCATCAGATTTTTTTACCACATATTCATTTCCATTTATGCTAAGAATTTCCCCCTCATAAATAGTTATTTTTGAATTATAAAAATTTCTATTATAAAATTCATCATCTACTTTGAACTCTTTTTTTGGACTATTTTCTTCATTTTCATTACTATTTTTTATCTCTGTTTCAGTATCGATTTTATCTGTTGTTGATAGAGTTATAACTTGATTGTTTTCTTCATTTTTAGTTTCTACTGAAATATTAGGTTTTGAAATTTCAGAATCTTTTTTATCATCTATTCCCATAGAAGCGAAAATTCTTCCATAACTATTTTGAACATTTGCATATGATGATGAGTATCTAAGAGTTGCTAAAATATGATTTAGTTTTTCTTTAATTAAAATAAGTCTACTATTAATATTTAAGTCATTTTCTACTTGTGTTAAAGTGTAAATATCATCTGCAACATTTAGATAATCTTTTGCTAATAAATACTCTTTTTTAGCTTGATTAAATTTCACTATTGATAAATGAACTTGAGATAAAACAGCCATTGATAAAGCTAATTTTTGCTCTTTTGCAATTTCAACTTGTGTTTTAGCTAATTTATTCATCTCACTACCTTTAAACACATTTAAAAGATTCCAAGAAACATTTGCTCCATATGAATACCAATCATTATTTAATAAATAATCACTATTTTCATATGATAATGAAGTATTTAGATTAATTCCTGGAAGCATTTTCAATTTTGCTGCTGTAATTTCTTTTTCAGAAATTCTCTCTTGATATCTACTTTCTGTAACTTCAGGTCTATTTTCTAAAGCTAAAAGTTCCATTTGTTCAAGGTTCATATTAAATTCAGGAATTTGATAATTTTTTTCAACTTTGTCTGCAAGTTCAAACTCAATTCCAGGTTTTAATCCCATTAATTCTGCTAATTCAACTTTTGCAGAGATTAAACTGCTTTCTAAAGTATGAAGAGATCTTAAAATATCAAGTAATTCCCTTTGATAAGATAATGATTCCATAGGAGTTTTACCAACTCTTTGATTTTGAACTTTTTTAGAATCACTTAAAGCTTGATTTACTTCAACCATCATAGGTTGAATTCTTTTTAATAAATCTTGAGCAGAAACAGCTTGATAATATGCTCTTCTTATCTCTTGAGTTAAATTATGTTCAACTTTTTTCTCTTTCTCTTTTGCTATTAAAAACTTATCAGCTTGTTGTTGAGCTCTTACATAAGATAATCCAAAATCTAAAATATTCCAGCTAAATCCAATATCTGAAGTTACTCTTTCTTTATCTTGAGAAATTGAATATGAAGGATTAGCCCCTAATGGTTGTGGTTCACCATTTACAAAAGATGTACTTGCACTTGCTGCATAATTGTTTCTTTCAGAATATCCAGCACTTGCAGTTAAACTAGGTAACATATCATAATATACTAAATCTAATTGTTGTTGAGAAAGAGCAGTTTCTAGAACTTTTACTCTTTTTTGTAAATTATGATTAAGTCCTCTTTGAATAGCTTCGTCTAAAGAAATTGGTTTTGTTACAGGTAAAACAACTTCACTTAAAACTGATAAATCTTTTTTAACCTGTTCTTTCACTTCCTCTTTTAGCATTGGTTCTGGTTTTATAGCACAACCAGTTATCAAAAAAGAAGTTACAACCGATAGAACCACTACTTTAGAAACTTTTCTTATCATTTTTATACCTTTTTAATTTTCTATTTTTTATTAATAATAGCATTTAAGAATCTCATATAAATCTCAAATCTAAGATAAATTTATCTACTTTTGAGATGTATTTGAGATTTGGATATAATAAAATCTATTATAAATATAATTAGAAGGTTTTTTATGGAATTTTTGAGTGATAAACATCTTTTACTATTAGAAGATAGTGATGAATTTATCGAAAATGCAATCTCTTTATTTAATATGTTTGTAAAAAAAACATTTGTAGCAAAAGATATAAAAGAGGCTTTTAAGCTTTTAGAAAATGAAAAAATTGATTTGATAATTTCTGATATTCATCTAAAAAATGAATGTGGTTTAGATTTTATAGAAAAATTTAGACAAACTAACAATCAAACCCCAATTCTTATCCTTTCAGGTTATAAAGATGAAGATTTATTATTTAAAGCTATGACTTTAAACTTAAGTGGATATTTAATAAAACCTATAAATTTTAAAGCTTTAATTGAAGCTTTTGAAAAATGTGAAGCTAAACTTAAATTAAATAATCAAAAAATTATTGATTTAAAAGAAGGCTTTAAATACGATAAAGAACTAAAAAAAGTTATTAAAGAGAATGAAGTTTTTGAATTAAATAAAAAAGAGATTCTATTTTTTGAAATGTTATGCGAAAATCAAAAAAGAGTTATAACAAAAGATATGTTTATAAAATTTGTATATGAATATGAACCGATGAGTGATAGTGCATTAAATAATTTTGTTTTAAGAATAAGAAAAAGATTTGGCAAAAACTTTTTACACACTATTCCTGATGTTGGATACAAGATGATAATATGAAAAATCAAAATAAATTGATAATAAGAATTTTTTTATTAAGTTTTATTCTAAGCCAAACTCTATTTGCAAATTTAGAAAAAGTTAGTTTACAGCTAGAATGGAAACATCAATTTGAGTTTGCAGGTTTTTATACAGCAATCGAAAAAGGTTATTACAATGATGTTGGTTTGGAAGTTGAAATAAAAGAGTTTGAAGATGGTATAAATATAACTGAAGATGTAATAAATGGTAAATCTACTTTTGGTATTTCCTCTTCTGCTTTGATTTTAGAAAGACTAAAAGGGAAACCTGTTGTTTTAGTTGCTTCATATTTCAAACAAAATGCTTTAGCCTTAGTTACAAAACCAGAAATCAAAACTCCTGCTGATTTAAAAAATAAAAAGATAATGGCCTTAAAATCAGAGATGGAACAGACAAGTTTAGGAGTTATGTTAAAAGATTATGGAATAGATGAAAACAGTTATACTTTAATAAACCATGATTTTAAAACAGATAAATTTATAAATGGTGAAATTGATGCTATGAGTATTTTTATAACTTCGCAACTCTTTGAATTGGATAAATTAGGTATAAAATATAACGTACTAAATCCAGCAAATTTTGGGATTTATTCTTATGATGTAGAACTTTTTACAAGTGAAGAGATGATAAATAAATATCCAAAAAAAGTTAGAGACTTTGTAAATGCAACAAATAAAGGTTGGGAATATGCCTTTAAAAATAAACAAGAAATTATTGATTTAATTTATGAAAAATATTCAAAAAGAAAATCTAAAGAGGCTTTATTATTTGAAGCCAACCAAACAGAACAACTATTTAAAACTAATATCTTTAGAATTGGAGCAATTACTCCTGAATTAATAAAACTTAATGCTGAAATATTCTCAAAGTTAGGATTAGTAGATAGAAATTTTGATATAAATAAAATATCTGAAGAGTATTACTTTGACCCAAATACTAAAATAAAAAATTTATTAACAATTGAAGAAAAAAACTATTTAGAAAATAAACACATAATAAAAGTACACAATGAAGCAAATTGGGCTCCAATTAATTACAATATAAACAATACTCCAAAAGGTTTTTCAATAGATTATATGAATTTAATAGCTTCAAAAATAGGAATAAGTGTTGAATATATTTCAGGTTTTACGTGGAAAGAGTATTTAGAAAAACTTAAAAATAATGAAATTGATGTAATGCTAAACATTGCAAAAACAAATGAAAGAGAAAATCATTTTATTTTCACATCTCCTTATATTCACTCAGTTGATATAGTTTATGTAAGAGAAGGCACAAATAATTTTAAAAAATTAAGTGATTTTAATGGCAAAAAAATGGCTGTAATAAGAGGTTTTTACGAAGAAGAATTATTAAAACAGAAATATCCAAATATAAAACTATTAAGTGTTGAAAATTCATTGGCTGGACTGAAAAAAGTTGCATTTGGTGAAGCTGATAGTTTTATAGATGATTTTGCTGTTGCTAACTATTTTATTACAAATAATTTAATTTCAAATCTAAAACCTGCTTTTGAAGTTAAAGATGAAGAGTTTAATTTAGATTTAGCTATGGCAACAAATAAAGAAAATGAAATCTTAAGAAATATTTTAGAAAAAGGTAAAGATTTAATCACAGAAGAAGAGTTATTAAATTTGAAAAAAAAATGGATTAAATCAAATCAAAATAAAGCAGCTTCAAATATACCTTTTACAAAAGAAGAAGAAAGATATTTAAAAAATAAAAAAGTTATTACAATGTGTGTAGATCCCGATTGGGAACCTTTTGAAAGACTAGATAACAATAATAAACATATTGGAATTGCAGCTGATTTAATTAAATTAATATCTTCTAAATTAGGAGTAGAAATAGAAGTAATTCCTACAAAAAATTGGGATGAAAGTATAATCTTTTCAAAAGAAAAAAAGTGTGATATTCTAAGTTTTTTAAATGAAACACCAAAAAGAAAAGAGTGGTTAAATTTCACAAAACCAATATTTGAAGACCCAAATGTAATAGTAACAAGAAATGAGTTTGAAACTCCAAAAGATTTATCATTTTTAGAAAACAGAACTATTGCCATTCCTTCAAATACAGCTATGTATGAATTATTTGAAAAAGATTTTCCAAATCTTAAAATCGTTCCAGTTGAAACAGAAGCAGAAGCTTTTTCTTTAGTAGAAAATAAAAAAGTTGATATGACTGTTAGGTCTTTAATAATTGCAGCTTACACTATAAAAAAAGAGAATTTATTTAATCTCAAAATTGTAGCTCAACCTTTAAAATACAAAAATGTTTTAAGAATTGGTGTTTTAAAAGAGGATATTATTTTAAAAGATATTTTAAATAAAGCTATAAATGAAATATCTAAAAAAGAACAAGAACAAATAATAAATAATCATGTATCAATAAAACTTCCTGATAATTCAGAATATCTCTCTTTAATTATTTATGTTTTAATATTCATTAGTTTGATAATTATAATAATTTTATTATGGAATTATCAACTAAGAAAAAAAATTGCAATTGAAATTGAGAAAAATTCAATACAACAAGATTTAATGTTTCAACAAAACAAAAAAGCTGAACTTGGAAATTTAATAGGAAATATATCCCATCAATGGAGAGATTCACTCACAAAAATTGGTTATATAAATCTAAATCTAAGAGCAATGCTTTTACAAAACAAAGATGTACCTAGAGATTTTTTAGATAAAAGCACACTTGAAATTGAAAAAAGTTTGGATTTTATGTCAGAAACGATGCAAAACTTTTTAGATTATTATAAACCTTCTATAAATGTTTTAGAGTTTGAAGTTTATGATTCAATAAAAAGTGCTTTAAGTATTATTGATACAAAAATAAAAAATAATAATTTGCATATAGAATTTAAAGGAGATTTTGATATAAAAATCAAAGGTATTAGAAATGAATGGATGCAAGTTTGGATAAATCTAATAATAAATTCAATAAATATTTCTATAAAAAGAGGGATTCAAAATCCTATAATAGAAATCAAACTGAGTAAAGATAGTATTATTTTTGAAGATAATTGTGGAAAAATAGATGAAGCACTTTTTAAAGAGATTAATCAAGAAAAATATAAAGGTCTTGGAATTAAAATGTCAAAAGAGATTGCTAAGAAAAATAATAAAAATATGATTATAACAAATGGAGAAAAGGGAGCAATTTTTAAATTTATAGAAAATAAATAGTAATATAGATAATTTATTTTTTATATTATATACTTCGCAAAGCTAAAAAAAGGAATTATGTGAATATAAATATGACAAAAGTAGCAAATGTAATCTTATATATGCTACACAAACAAGTAAAACATCTAAATGATAAGAAAGTATCTATACTACTTTTTTTGATGGATTACAGCCATCAAAAACATTGTGGAAAAAAGATTTTTGATGAAGAGTATATCAAAGGTTCAAGACATCCTGAACCTGTTGTCCTTAGTGAGCTTTTTGATATTATTGCAAATGAAGAAGATTTAGAAGAAGATGATGAAAGAATCTATTTAATGCAAGAATTATTAGATTATTTAGATATTGGAAGTATTGAAAAAGAGAATTTTATAGAATTAAGTTTTATTAAAATGGAAGAGGATTTTGATGAAACTTTATTTTCAAAAGATGAAATGAAAACTATACATAAAATAGTTAGTCAATATTTAGATACAACTCCACGAAATATTGCAAATGAATGCTTTAAAATAGATGTTGTAAGAGCAACAGCAAAAAATGAAATTATTATATAAGGAAAAAAATGGCAATTAAAAATAATCAAGTTGTATCAATGCAATATGAACTAAAAGTAAATGGAAATTTAATTGAATCAAATCTTCAAGCAGATCCTATTGAATTTGTTTTTGGAAGTGGAGATATAGTTCCAGGACTTGAAACAAGAATTGCAAATATGATTGAAGGTGAAACAAAAGAGATAACAGTTCCAGCTGTTGAAGCTTATGGAAATTATGATGAAACTTTATGTGAAATCGTACCTATTTCAGAATTTGAAGGAATAGATTTACAAATAGGAATGATTCTTGAAGCAGAAGGTGAAAATGGAGAAGTTTTTAAAGCAACTGTTTCAGATGTAACAAAAGAAGATGTAACTGTTGATTATAATCATCCCTTAGCTGGAAATGATTTAGATTTTAAAATTGTTATAAATAAAATAGTTTAAAAAAAAGAGAGTCAAAACTCTCTTTTTTTAGATGTGATAGTTTGGAGCTTCGTTTGTGATTGTTACATCATGAACGTGAGACTCTCTAAGTCCTGCACTTGTAATTTCAACAAATTCTGCTCTTTCTTGGAATGTTGGAATATCTTTAGAACCTAAATATCCCATAGAACTTCTTAATCCACCAACCATTTGATGAATAATATCAGCTATACTTCCTCTATAAGCAACTCTTCCTTCAATACCTTCTGGTACAAGTTTATCAGCTGCTGTTCCTTCTTGGAAATATCTATCAGTACTTCCTTTAGTCATAGCTCCAATTGAACCCATTCCTCTATAAGTTTTGAATTTTCTTCCTTGGAATAGTACAACTTCACCTGGACTTTCATCAGTTCCAGCTAAAGCACTTCCCATCATAACAGAACTAGCACCAACAGCTAAAGCTTTTGCAACATCTCCAGAATATTTAATACCACCATCAGCGATAATTGGTGTTCCTGTTTTTCTACCTTCTTCTGCACATTCATCAATTGCAGAAATTTGAGGAACACCAACACCTGCAACAATTCTTGTTGTACAAATAGATCCAGGTCCAATTCCAACTTTAACAGCATCAGCACCAGCAGCTATTA
The genomic region above belongs to Arcobacter ellisii and contains:
- a CDS encoding response regulator transcription factor, whose protein sequence is MEFLSDKHLLLLEDSDEFIENAISLFNMFVKKTFVAKDIKEAFKLLENEKIDLIISDIHLKNECGLDFIEKFRQTNNQTPILILSGYKDEDLLFKAMTLNLSGYLIKPINFKALIEAFEKCEAKLKLNNQKIIDLKEGFKYDKELKKVIKENEVFELNKKEILFFEMLCENQKRVITKDMFIKFVYEYEPMSDSALNNFVLRIRKRFGKNFLHTIPDVGYKMII
- a CDS encoding type II toxin-antitoxin system antitoxin SocA domain-containing protein; amino-acid sequence: MNINMTKVANVILYMLHKQVKHLNDKKVSILLFLMDYSHQKHCGKKIFDEEYIKGSRHPEPVVLSELFDIIANEEDLEEDDERIYLMQELLDYLDIGSIEKENFIELSFIKMEEDFDETLFSKDEMKTIHKIVSQYLDTTPRNIANECFKIDVVRATAKNEIII
- a CDS encoding TolC family protein, translating into MIRKVSKVVVLSVVTSFLITGCAIKPEPMLKEEVKEQVKKDLSVLSEVVLPVTKPISLDEAIQRGLNHNLQKRVKVLETALSQQQLDLVYYDMLPSLTASAGYSERNNYAASASTSFVNGEPQPLGANPSYSISQDKERVTSDIGFSWNILDFGLSYVRAQQQADKFLIAKEKEKKVEHNLTQEIRRAYYQAVSAQDLLKRIQPMMVEVNQALSDSKKVQNQRVGKTPMESLSYQRELLDILRSLHTLESSLISAKVELAELMGLKPGIEFELADKVEKNYQIPEFNMNLEQMELLALENRPEVTESRYQERISEKEITAAKLKMLPGINLNTSLSYENSDYLLNNDWYSYGANVSWNLLNVFKGSEMNKLAKTQVEIAKEQKLALSMAVLSQVHLSIVKFNQAKKEYLLAKDYLNVADDIYTLTQVENDLNINSRLILIKEKLNHILATLRYSSSYANVQNSYGRIFASMGIDDKKDSEISKPNISVETKNEENNQVITLSTTDKIDTETEIKNSNENEENSPKKEFKVDDEFYNRNFYNSKITIYEGEILSINGNEYVVKKSDDVSKIAKDNGVSLKSIVIENFWLVEKNRVQFQ
- a CDS encoding ABC transporter substrate-binding protein — translated: MKNQNKLIIRIFLLSFILSQTLFANLEKVSLQLEWKHQFEFAGFYTAIEKGYYNDVGLEVEIKEFEDGINITEDVINGKSTFGISSSALILERLKGKPVVLVASYFKQNALALVTKPEIKTPADLKNKKIMALKSEMEQTSLGVMLKDYGIDENSYTLINHDFKTDKFINGEIDAMSIFITSQLFELDKLGIKYNVLNPANFGIYSYDVELFTSEEMINKYPKKVRDFVNATNKGWEYAFKNKQEIIDLIYEKYSKRKSKEALLFEANQTEQLFKTNIFRIGAITPELIKLNAEIFSKLGLVDRNFDINKISEEYYFDPNTKIKNLLTIEEKNYLENKHIIKVHNEANWAPINYNINNTPKGFSIDYMNLIASKIGISVEYISGFTWKEYLEKLKNNEIDVMLNIAKTNERENHFIFTSPYIHSVDIVYVREGTNNFKKLSDFNGKKMAVIRGFYEEELLKQKYPNIKLLSVENSLAGLKKVAFGEADSFIDDFAVANYFITNNLISNLKPAFEVKDEEFNLDLAMATNKENEILRNILEKGKDLITEEELLNLKKKWIKSNQNKAASNIPFTKEEERYLKNKKVITMCVDPDWEPFERLDNNNKHIGIAADLIKLISSKLGVEIEVIPTKNWDESIIFSKEKKCDILSFLNETPKRKEWLNFTKPIFEDPNVIVTRNEFETPKDLSFLENRTIAIPSNTAMYELFEKDFPNLKIVPVETEAEAFSLVENKKVDMTVRSLIIAAYTIKKENLFNLKIVAQPLKYKNVLRIGVLKEDIILKDILNKAINEISKKEQEQIINNHVSIKLPDNSEYLSLIIYVLIFISLIIIIILLWNYQLRKKIAIEIEKNSIQQDLMFQQNKKAELGNLIGNISHQWRDSLTKIGYINLNLRAMLLQNKDVPRDFLDKSTLEIEKSLDFMSETMQNFLDYYKPSINVLEFEVYDSIKSALSIIDTKIKNNNLHIEFKGDFDIKIKGIRNEWMQVWINLIINSINISIKRGIQNPIIEIKLSKDSIIFEDNCGKIDEALFKEINQEKYKGLGIKMSKEIAKKNNKNMIITNGEKGAIFKFIENK
- a CDS encoding FKBP-type peptidyl-prolyl cis-trans isomerase; this translates as MAIKNNQVVSMQYELKVNGNLIESNLQADPIEFVFGSGDIVPGLETRIANMIEGETKEITVPAVEAYGNYDETLCEIVPISEFEGIDLQIGMILEAEGENGEVFKATVSDVTKEDVTVDYNHPLAGNDLDFKIVINKIV